In one window of Irregularibacter muris DNA:
- a CDS encoding iron ABC transporter ATP-binding protein — protein sequence MIEVRDVIKQYGCKNVVDHVSVEIEKGKITSFIGPNGAGKSTLLSMISRMISKDGGEVFIDNQEIGQWESKELAKKISILKQTNHMNIRLTIRELVVFGRFPHCQGKMTAKDWQAVDEAIGYMKLEDIEDKYLDELSGGQRQRAYIAMVIAQDTEYILLDEPLNNLDMKHSVDIMKTLRQLVDDLGKTVVIVIHDINFASCYSDYIVALKDGKIANEGEAYEIIDKEVLEEIYEMQFSIENIENSRICVYY from the coding sequence TTGATAGAGGTAAGGGATGTTATCAAACAATATGGTTGTAAAAATGTAGTAGATCATGTCAGCGTAGAAATAGAAAAGGGAAAGATCACTTCCTTCATTGGACCCAATGGAGCAGGAAAAAGCACTTTGCTATCCATGATTAGTAGAATGATTAGTAAAGATGGAGGAGAAGTTTTTATAGATAATCAGGAAATTGGTCAGTGGGAGAGTAAGGAGCTGGCTAAGAAAATATCTATTTTAAAGCAAACAAATCATATGAATATTAGACTGACCATTAGAGAACTTGTGGTCTTTGGTCGCTTTCCCCATTGTCAAGGGAAAATGACTGCTAAGGATTGGCAAGCTGTGGATGAGGCCATAGGATATATGAAATTGGAGGATATTGAGGATAAATATTTAGATGAGCTTAGTGGTGGGCAAAGACAAAGAGCCTATATCGCCATGGTTATCGCCCAGGATACAGAGTATATTCTCTTGGACGAACCCCTGAATAATCTAGATATGAAGCATTCAGTAGATATTATGAAAACCTTGAGACAGTTGGTGGATGATCTGGGAAAGACAGTAGTCATCGTTATCCATGATATTAACTTTGCATCCTGCTATTCAGATTATATTGTAGCCCTAAAGGATGGAAAAATAGCCAATGAGGGAGAGGCCTATGAGATTATTGACAAGGAGGTATTAGAGGAAATTTATGAAATGCAATTTAGTATAGAAAACATAGAAAACAGTAGAATTTGCGTGTATTACTAG
- a CDS encoding ABC transporter permease, with translation MKRKYLRLSLFVLSIASLFIGVKEISPLDIFHLGEDKIQILILARIPRLISIIVAGMGMSISGLIMQQISQNKFVSPTTAATIDSAKLGILVSLILFSGANTFSKMTISFIFALGGSFLFMGILKRIKYKNVVMVPLLGIMLGNIIDSITTFFAYRYDLVQNISSWMQGNFSMIIKGRYELLYLSIPLVLVAYIYANKFTLAGMGEDFSTNLGLNYNTIVNLGISIVALISSLVVITVGKIPFLGLIIPNIVTMYQGDNLKKNIFPTALFGAIFLLFCDILGRLLIFPYEISIGLTVGVIGSFIFLYLLVRRNAQ, from the coding sequence ATGAAAAGGAAATACTTACGATTATCACTATTTGTATTATCTATTGCTTCACTATTTATAGGCGTAAAGGAAATCTCTCCTCTAGATATCTTTCATTTGGGAGAGGATAAAATTCAAATATTAATCCTGGCGAGGATACCAAGGCTGATCAGTATTATTGTAGCCGGTATGGGAATGAGTATAAGTGGTCTAATTATGCAGCAAATATCCCAAAACAAGTTTGTATCTCCTACCACAGCAGCAACTATAGATTCAGCTAAGCTAGGTATTTTGGTTTCTCTTATTTTATTTTCTGGGGCAAATACTTTTAGTAAAATGACCATATCCTTCATTTTTGCCCTAGGGGGAAGTTTTTTATTTATGGGGATTTTAAAAAGAATAAAGTATAAAAATGTAGTTATGGTTCCCCTTTTGGGGATTATGCTGGGCAATATCATTGATTCTATTACAACTTTTTTTGCCTATAGATATGATCTTGTACAGAATATATCCTCTTGGATGCAGGGGAACTTTTCAATGATTATCAAGGGAAGATATGAGCTTTTATATTTAAGCATTCCCCTTGTCCTGGTGGCCTATATCTATGCCAATAAGTTTACTTTGGCTGGCATGGGGGAGGACTTTTCCACAAATTTAGGATTAAACTACAATACTATTGTAAATTTGGGAATTTCCATCGTAGCCTTAATCTCCTCCTTAGTGGTGATTACCGTAGGGAAGATACCCTTTTTAGGGTTGATTATTCCCAATATCGTGACGATGTACCAGGGAGATAACCTAAAGAAAAATATTTTCCCTACGGCTTTATTTGGGGCAATATTTCTTTTGTTTTGCGATATATTGGGACGACTACTCATATTCCCCTATGAAATTTCCATTGGTCTTACTGTGGGAGTGATAGGAAGCTTTATTTTCCTTTATCTCCTTGTTAGGAGGAATGCACAATGA
- a CDS encoding helix-turn-helix domain-containing protein, which produces MGRRKAMDEVPFSFHVRRAMHYTVKHYKEPLTLDKLTQYLGINKCYFCDLFKKETKKTYSQFLNEVRVENSKRLLLHTNLSILEIALSVGYNNQNYYNMSFKKLTGTTPLKYRNRA; this is translated from the coding sequence TTGGGTAGGAGAAAAGCCATGGATGAGGTTCCTTTTAGCTTTCATGTAAGAAGGGCTATGCATTATACAGTAAAACATTATAAAGAACCTTTGACCTTGGATAAGTTGACCCAGTATTTAGGGATCAACAAATGTTACTTCTGTGATTTATTTAAAAAGGAAACCAAGAAAACCTATTCTCAGTTTCTCAACGAGGTCAGGGTAGAAAATAGTAAAAGATTGCTGCTCCATACCAATCTATCTATATTAGAGATAGCCCTTTCTGTAGGCTATAATAACCAAAATTATTATAATATGTCCTTTAAAAAACTTACCGGTACTACACCCCTCAAGTATAGAAATAGAGCATAA
- a CDS encoding siderophore ABC transporter substrate-binding protein — MTKRKGLLISVLLIFSILLFTACGTTKEKGNAEESTDTITIQHSLGETKVDKNPKRVVVFDYGTLDSLDKMNVEIVGLPKANIPSSLEKFNDDKYENVGALKEPDFEKIFELQPDIIFISGRQAESYEEFEKIAPTVYMEVDGADYMGSVIKNAKILGEIFDKEEFVEQELANINDAIQELNQEVVDSEKNALIVLANDGMISAYGEGSRFGIIHREFGFIPVDKGIEVSNHGQSITFEYILEKNPDVVFVVDRAAVTGGSTSAKQIFDNDIIKQTEAYKNGKIVYLNSEIWYVASGGLTGTKTMIEDVQSNF; from the coding sequence ATGACAAAAAGAAAAGGTTTACTGATATCAGTATTGTTAATTTTTAGTATTTTATTATTTACTGCCTGCGGGACCACAAAGGAAAAGGGAAATGCAGAGGAGAGCACAGATACCATAACCATTCAGCATAGTTTAGGAGAAACTAAGGTAGATAAAAATCCCAAAAGAGTAGTGGTTTTTGACTATGGTACATTGGATTCCTTAGACAAAATGAATGTAGAAATAGTAGGACTGCCAAAGGCCAACATACCTTCTTCATTGGAAAAATTTAATGATGACAAGTATGAAAATGTGGGAGCTTTAAAGGAACCTGATTTTGAAAAAATATTTGAGCTTCAACCAGACATCATATTTATTTCAGGAAGACAGGCAGAATCCTATGAAGAATTTGAAAAAATTGCTCCAACGGTTTATATGGAAGTAGACGGAGCAGATTATATGGGATCAGTGATCAAAAATGCAAAAATTTTGGGAGAAATATTTGATAAGGAAGAATTTGTAGAACAAGAACTAGCAAACATCAATGATGCTATCCAAGAGTTAAACCAAGAAGTAGTGGATAGTGAAAAAAATGCTTTAATTGTTTTAGCTAATGATGGAATGATTAGTGCCTATGGAGAAGGATCAAGATTTGGTATTATCCATAGAGAATTTGGATTTATTCCCGTAGATAAGGGGATAGAAGTAAGCAATCACGGTCAAAGCATAACCTTTGAATATATCTTAGAGAAAAATCCTGATGTTGTATTTGTCGTGGATAGGGCTGCTGTAACTGGTGGCAGCACCTCTGCAAAACAAATTTTTGATAATGACATTATTAAACAAACAGAAGCTTATAAAAATGGCAAAATAGTATATTTGAATTCTGAAATCTGGTATGTGGCTTCAGGAGGGCTAACAGGAACAAAGACAATGATAGAGGATGTACAATCTAATTTTTAG
- a CDS encoding putative sulfate/molybdate transporter, whose amino-acid sequence MAKYRQSGEEQPYLSAGIFKIRIPFIHYKWEWSEALQGILMCATCLGAIPIMTDVIGVSFEIAWSMVIINGLLYSLHALLGDPVVPGWITPSIPLTTAFLMNFVEGPERIHVLIALQLLLSIIFLFMGISGGAAKIMNIVPNSVKGGILLGAGISAITGEFTAGGRFGIYPIAITIGAIVSYYILFSEGFRKLKKKNKVAYRFGKYGMLPAIIISIIIGPLAGELPIPQIEVGSIIKIPDFAGIIRTVSPFGVGFPGIDAFIAAIPMAIMVYIIAFGDFVTSEALIGEADEVRMDEKIDFNSNRSNLISGIRNLIMALISPYVPLCGPLWSAVTAAVSERYKEGRKVMDSIFGGVGTFRWSTFICVTLVPIVSLVQPVLPVALALTMLVQGFVCTRLAMNTLTTDTERGVAGVMAAVLAVKGAAWGLAIGIILHVLLIASKKNKDIDLTQVSEVEA is encoded by the coding sequence ATGGCTAAATATAGGCAAAGTGGTGAAGAACAACCATATTTATCGGCAGGCATCTTTAAGATTAGAATACCTTTTATACATTATAAATGGGAATGGTCAGAAGCATTACAAGGCATTCTAATGTGTGCTACGTGTTTGGGAGCCATACCGATTATGACTGATGTAATAGGGGTATCTTTTGAAATTGCATGGAGTATGGTTATAATTAATGGACTACTCTATAGTTTACACGCTCTTTTGGGAGATCCTGTTGTTCCAGGGTGGATCACACCATCTATACCATTGACTACAGCTTTTTTAATGAACTTTGTTGAAGGACCTGAAAGAATACATGTGCTTATCGCCTTACAACTGCTGCTATCAATAATTTTTCTGTTTATGGGGATTTCTGGTGGAGCAGCAAAGATTATGAACATTGTACCAAACTCTGTTAAAGGGGGAATATTACTTGGTGCAGGTATATCAGCAATTACTGGAGAGTTTACTGCAGGAGGAAGATTTGGTATATATCCCATTGCTATAACCATAGGTGCGATTGTATCTTATTATATATTATTTTCTGAAGGCTTTAGGAAATTAAAGAAAAAAAATAAAGTAGCCTATAGATTCGGGAAATATGGGATGTTACCAGCGATCATCATCAGTATAATTATTGGGCCTCTTGCAGGAGAATTACCTATCCCTCAGATAGAAGTGGGTTCAATAATAAAAATTCCTGATTTTGCAGGAATTATTAGAACGGTAAGTCCCTTCGGAGTAGGATTTCCGGGAATAGATGCCTTTATAGCGGCTATACCAATGGCAATCATGGTGTACATAATTGCATTTGGTGATTTTGTCACAAGTGAAGCATTAATAGGCGAGGCTGATGAAGTAAGGATGGATGAAAAAATTGATTTTAATTCAAATCGATCAAATTTAATTAGCGGAATTAGAAACTTAATTATGGCACTTATTTCACCATATGTTCCTCTATGTGGACCACTTTGGTCAGCGGTAACAGCAGCTGTCTCTGAAAGATATAAAGAAGGACGTAAGGTGATGGATTCCATATTTGGTGGAGTAGGGACCTTTAGATGGTCGACATTTATATGTGTTACTTTAGTACCCATTGTATCTTTAGTTCAGCCTGTATTACCTGTTGCATTAGCATTGACTATGCTGGTGCAAGGATTTGTATGTACCAGACTGGCGATGAATACATTGACCACGGACACAGAAAGAGGCGTTGCTGGTGTTATGGCAGCAGTATTAGCAGTTAAAGGAGCCGCTTGGGGATTAGCCATAGGAATTATCTTACATGTTCTATTAATAGCCTCTAAAAAAAATAAGGATATTGATTTAACCCAAGTGTCAGAAGTAGAAGCATAA
- a CDS encoding iron chelate uptake ABC transporter family permease subunit produces MKIEKKIVFLGILLLILIALFMFIGLNSRNFEYALSQRIPKIIAILLTGSSIAFSSTIFQTITNNRILTPSVLGLDSIYMFIQTFMVFVFGSSTLAKVGGSFNFVLSVGLMALFSVLLFKLLFKREGNNIFFLLLLGLVFGTFFQSLSSFMQVLIDPNEFMIVQNKMFASFNNINTNILGLALVGVMVALVFTYKHLKALDVLSLGRENAINLGVEYDKTVKTMLMVISILVSVSTALVGPITFLGLLVVNVTREFLKTYKHKYLIVGSMLVGSIALVGGQLMAERIMKFSTPISVIINFIGGVYFIYLLFKEGKN; encoded by the coding sequence ATGAAAATAGAAAAGAAAATTGTTTTCCTTGGTATCCTTTTGTTGATCTTGATAGCCCTGTTTATGTTCATAGGATTGAATAGTAGAAACTTTGAATATGCCCTATCCCAACGTATACCCAAAATCATTGCCATACTGCTGACAGGGAGTTCTATAGCTTTTTCTTCTACAATATTTCAGACCATTACGAATAATCGAATATTAACCCCTAGCGTATTGGGACTGGATTCTATATATATGTTCATACAAACCTTTATGGTATTTGTATTTGGTTCCAGCACTCTAGCTAAGGTAGGAGGCAGTTTTAATTTTGTCCTATCTGTGGGTTTAATGGCTTTATTTTCAGTGCTATTGTTTAAATTACTTTTTAAAAGAGAAGGGAATAATATATTTTTTCTTCTTCTCCTAGGATTGGTATTTGGAACCTTTTTTCAAAGCTTATCATCCTTCATGCAGGTGTTAATAGATCCCAATGAGTTTATGATTGTGCAAAATAAGATGTTTGCCAGTTTTAATAATATCAACACCAATATTTTAGGTCTAGCCCTAGTGGGGGTAATGGTGGCCCTAGTATTCACTTATAAGCATTTAAAGGCTTTAGATGTTCTATCCCTAGGAAGGGAAAATGCCATTAACCTTGGGGTGGAATATGACAAGACAGTAAAGACCATGCTCATGGTCATTTCTATCTTAGTGTCTGTATCTACAGCTCTAGTAGGACCCATAACTTTTTTAGGGTTATTGGTGGTCAATGTCACCCGAGAATTTTTAAAGACCTATAAACATAAATATTTGATTGTAGGATCCATGTTGGTAGGTTCTATCGCTCTTGTAGGGGGACAGTTGATGGCTGAAAGAATAATGAAGTTCAGTACACCCATAAGCGTAATCATCAATTTTATTGGAGGCGTTTATTTTATCTACCTATTATTCAAGGAGGGAAAAAATTGA
- a CDS encoding acetyl-CoA hydrolase/transferase family protein, with protein sequence MSWQSIYKEKLLLADEAIQYIKPKDRVAVGHAVGEPSFILDAMVKNRERYSDVEIVHLVPMGKAEYAQVGMEPYFRHNAIFAGGVTRDAIQSGRADFTPCFFYQVPKLLQESIPVDVALIQLSSPDEHGYCSFGVSNDYTKPVAESAKRVIAEINDQMPRILGDNFIHISDIDFLVENSHPVIELPPAKIGEVEKEIGRYCASLIEDGSTLQLGIGSIPDAVLLCLKDKKDLGIHSEMISDGVIELVEAGVITNKKKTLHPGKSVVAFLMGSKRLYDYANNNPSIEMRPVDYVNNPLIIMQNHKMVSINSCVQVDLMGQVASESIGLKQISGVGGQVDFVRGASMGLEGKSIIAIPSTAARGKVSRIVPLLDQGAAVTTSRNDVDYIVTEYGIARLKGKTLRERAKALITIAHPDFQGGLINEYEKRFKARF encoded by the coding sequence ATGAGTTGGCAATCCATTTATAAGGAAAAATTACTTTTAGCGGATGAAGCTATACAGTACATTAAACCCAAAGATAGAGTTGCGGTAGGTCATGCTGTTGGGGAACCATCTTTTATTCTTGATGCAATGGTTAAAAATAGAGAGAGATATTCAGATGTGGAAATAGTACACTTGGTACCCATGGGAAAAGCCGAATATGCACAAGTGGGTATGGAACCTTATTTTAGGCATAATGCAATTTTTGCTGGTGGAGTAACAAGGGATGCTATACAATCGGGAAGGGCAGATTTTACTCCTTGTTTCTTTTATCAAGTTCCCAAACTTTTACAGGAGAGTATTCCTGTAGATGTTGCTTTGATCCAATTGTCTTCTCCCGATGAACATGGATACTGTAGTTTTGGAGTTTCAAATGATTATACAAAGCCTGTGGCTGAATCAGCTAAAAGGGTAATTGCAGAAATAAATGATCAAATGCCAAGAATATTGGGAGACAATTTTATCCACATATCAGATATAGATTTTCTTGTAGAAAACTCTCATCCGGTTATAGAATTACCGCCTGCTAAGATTGGAGAGGTAGAAAAAGAAATCGGAAGATATTGTGCTTCTTTGATAGAAGATGGTTCTACACTTCAATTAGGAATAGGTTCGATTCCGGATGCCGTTCTTTTATGTTTAAAAGATAAAAAGGATCTAGGTATACATTCAGAAATGATATCTGATGGAGTAATTGAATTGGTAGAAGCTGGAGTAATTACAAATAAGAAAAAAACTCTTCATCCAGGAAAATCGGTAGTCGCATTTTTAATGGGGAGTAAAAGATTATATGATTATGCAAATAATAATCCTTCTATAGAAATGCGCCCGGTAGATTATGTTAATAATCCCTTAATCATTATGCAAAATCATAAGATGGTATCCATTAATTCTTGTGTACAAGTAGATTTAATGGGGCAAGTGGCTTCGGAAAGCATTGGACTGAAACAGATTAGTGGAGTAGGTGGGCAAGTTGATTTCGTGAGAGGAGCAAGTATGGGATTGGAGGGTAAGTCAATAATAGCAATACCTTCCACTGCTGCTAGAGGGAAGGTTTCCAGGATAGTGCCTTTACTAGACCAAGGAGCTGCAGTGACAACTTCTAGAAACGATGTAGATTATATCGTGACGGAATATGGAATTGCTAGACTTAAAGGCAAAACCCTTAGAGAGAGAGCAAAAGCTTTAATAACCATTGCCCATCCGGATTTCCAAGGCGGCCTAATTAATGAATATGAAAAAAGGTTTAAAGCTAGATTTTAA